A single window of Nicotiana sylvestris chromosome 3, ASM39365v2, whole genome shotgun sequence DNA harbors:
- the LOC138888358 gene encoding uncharacterized protein produces the protein MVGDKVILKASPMKGVMRFGKKGKHSPRFIGPYEIIEKKENVAYELALPVELSSVHPVIHVSMIRKYIHESHIIATDTIKIKERLTYEEVPVEILARQVRKLRTKDLASVKVLWSNHDSKEAT, from the coding sequence ATGGTTGGTGACAAGgtgattttgaaagcttcaccaatgaaaggagttatgaggtttggtaagaagGGGAAACATAGTCCTAGATTTATTGGACCTTATGAGATTATAGAAAAGAAGGAAAACGTGGCTTATGAGCTAGCGTTGCCCGTTGAGTTATCCTCTGTTCATCCTGTCATTCATGTGTCTATGATTAGAAAGTACATTCATGAGTCGCATATAATAGCTACCGATACCATAAAAATTAAAGAACGCTTAACTTATGAAGAGGTACCTGTAGAAATTCTCGCTAGGCAAGTAagaaagttgagaacaaaagatttagcatcggtaaaagttttgtggagtaatcatgattcaaaagagGCTACGTGA